The following proteins come from a genomic window of Streptomyces sp. Sge12:
- a CDS encoding AfsR/SARP family transcriptional regulator, protein MKFQVLGPVEIETEDGTQVSPRALKLRSLLAYLCTHHGEAVSSGRLIEALWSGTPPQTASTALHVYVSKLRKHLSALDLDAAALITTQPPGYRLRLVGCDLDVYEFDRLLGAARECRQAGDREKASQTLDRAISLWRGQALEDLRGIPAFESLGRRLDERRSFAHEQRFELELELGNHKALVGEIYSLLDDRSTWENLYAYLMVALYRSGRTAEALATYSRVRRNLVEDHGIEPAPRLQRLQHAILTHAPALDDCGADQLVGVLAA, encoded by the coding sequence GTGAAGTTTCAAGTTCTCGGACCGGTTGAGATAGAGACAGAGGACGGGACCCAGGTATCGCCGAGAGCGCTCAAGCTCCGCTCCCTGCTGGCCTACCTCTGTACGCACCACGGTGAGGCCGTGTCCTCCGGCCGGCTCATCGAGGCCCTCTGGTCGGGGACTCCTCCCCAGACCGCCTCCACCGCCCTCCACGTCTACGTCTCCAAGCTGCGCAAGCACCTCTCCGCCCTGGACCTCGACGCCGCCGCGCTCATCACGACGCAGCCGCCCGGCTACCGGCTGCGCCTCGTCGGATGCGACCTCGACGTCTACGAGTTCGACCGCCTGCTGGGCGCCGCCCGGGAGTGCCGTCAGGCGGGCGACAGGGAAAAAGCTTCCCAAACTTTGGACCGGGCCATCTCCCTGTGGCGCGGACAGGCGCTCGAGGACCTGCGCGGCATACCCGCCTTCGAGTCCCTGGGCCGCCGCCTGGACGAGCGCCGCTCCTTCGCGCACGAGCAGCGCTTCGAGCTGGAGCTCGAACTCGGCAACCACAAGGCCCTCGTCGGTGAGATCTACTCCCTGCTCGACGACCGCTCCACCTGGGAGAACCTGTACGCCTACCTGATGGTGGCGCTGTACCGGAGCGGACGGACGGCCGAGGCCCTCGCGACGTACAGCAGGGTCCGGCGCAACCTCGTCGAGGATCACGGGATCGAGCCCGCGCCGCGTCTCCAGCGGCTCCAGCACGCGATCCTCACCCACGCACCGGCCCTGGACGACTGTGGCGCGGATCAGTTGGTCGGCGTGCTGGCCGCGTGA
- a CDS encoding beta-ketoacyl-ACP synthase III: MVGSRVLALGHYQPSRVLTNADLEEMVDTSDEWIQSRVGIRTRRVAAEDESVSDMATKAAEHALAKAGLTGADIDFVIVATCTALDRSPNTAARVAAAVGAQAPAAIDVNTACSGFPHAMALADQSIRTGSATKALVIGVEKLTDFADWTDRTTCVLVGDGAGAAVVVASEEPEISPVVWGSVPEMGRAVRIEAPSNTFAQEGQSVYRWATTALPKVALEVCERAGVKPEELGGVVLHQANLRIIEPLARKIGAVNAVIAKDVVESGNTSAASIPLALSKLVERGEIEKGSPVLLFAFGGGLSYAGQIINCP; this comes from the coding sequence ATGGTCGGGTCGCGCGTCCTTGCCCTCGGGCACTACCAGCCGTCAAGGGTCCTGACCAATGCGGACCTTGAAGAGATGGTCGACACCAGCGACGAGTGGATCCAGAGCCGGGTCGGTATCAGGACGCGCCGTGTGGCGGCCGAGGACGAGTCGGTTTCGGACATGGCCACGAAGGCCGCCGAGCACGCCCTGGCCAAGGCCGGACTCACGGGCGCGGACATCGACTTCGTCATCGTGGCCACCTGCACGGCGCTCGACCGCTCCCCCAACACGGCGGCCCGGGTGGCCGCCGCGGTCGGGGCGCAGGCGCCCGCGGCCATCGACGTGAACACGGCCTGCTCCGGATTCCCGCACGCCATGGCCCTGGCCGACCAGAGCATACGGACGGGTTCCGCGACGAAGGCCCTGGTCATCGGGGTGGAGAAGCTCACCGATTTCGCCGACTGGACCGACCGCACCACCTGCGTGCTGGTCGGTGACGGTGCGGGGGCGGCCGTCGTGGTCGCCTCCGAGGAGCCGGAGATCAGCCCCGTCGTGTGGGGGTCCGTACCCGAGATGGGGCGGGCGGTCCGCATCGAGGCGCCGTCCAACACCTTTGCGCAGGAAGGGCAGTCGGTGTACCGGTGGGCCACCACCGCGCTGCCGAAGGTCGCGCTGGAGGTCTGCGAGCGGGCCGGTGTGAAGCCGGAGGAGCTGGGCGGCGTCGTGCTGCACCAGGCCAACCTGCGGATCATCGAGCCCCTCGCCCGCAAGATCGGGGCGGTCAACGCCGTCATAGCCAAGGACGTCGTCGAGTCGGGCAACACCTCGGCCGCGAGCATCCCGCTGGCGCTGTCCAAGCTCGTCGAACGGGGTGAGATCGAGAAGGGGTCGCCCGTGCTGCTCTTCGCGTTCGGCGGGGGCCTGTCCTACGCCGGCCAGATCATCAACTGCCCGTGA
- a CDS encoding thioesterase II family protein, with protein MTTIRSSAVPWWPQLRLREPVTAPRARLLVFPHSGAGPNTLFPVVESLPDHVEVLGLSLPGRERRFGEPPGCRLDQVLDSVSDEVLARDPLPTVVFGHSLGALLATRAARLLGPHCRAAVVSGQVPGRTPRRAHATTTEEDAVRLLRDGGGTPEWVLHDPEMLAHVTRVLRADIELSREAAAGFEDVRLDVPLHVLGGTADPLVPHEPLDGWADHTTGPCRVLRFDGDHFFLLAAEHRPAVAEVLRRAVADG; from the coding sequence GTGACGACGATACGATCCTCCGCCGTGCCGTGGTGGCCGCAGCTGCGGCTGCGGGAGCCGGTGACCGCGCCCCGGGCGCGGCTGCTGGTGTTCCCGCACTCCGGGGCCGGCCCCAACACCCTCTTCCCCGTGGTCGAGTCGCTGCCCGACCACGTGGAGGTGCTCGGGCTCTCGCTGCCCGGGCGCGAGCGCCGGTTCGGCGAACCGCCCGGCTGCCGGCTCGACCAGGTCCTGGACTCCGTCTCCGACGAGGTGCTCGCCCGGGACCCGCTGCCCACGGTCGTCTTCGGGCACAGCCTCGGCGCGCTCCTGGCCACCCGTGCCGCACGGCTGCTCGGCCCGCACTGCCGGGCGGCCGTGGTCAGCGGGCAGGTGCCCGGCCGGACCCCGCGGCGGGCGCACGCGACCACCACCGAGGAGGACGCCGTCCGGCTGCTGCGGGACGGCGGCGGCACCCCGGAGTGGGTGCTGCACGATCCGGAGATGCTGGCCCATGTGACGCGCGTCCTGCGGGCCGACATCGAACTCAGCCGGGAGGCGGCGGCGGGGTTCGAGGACGTACGGCTCGACGTGCCCCTGCACGTGCTGGGCGGCACGGCGGACCCGCTGGTCCCGCACGAGCCGCTGGACGGCTGGGCCGACCACACGACCGGGCCCTGCCGGGTGCTGCGCTTCGACGGCGACCACTTCTTCCTGCTGGCCGCCGAGCACCGCCCCGCGGTCGCGGAGGTCCTGCGCCGGGCGGTCGCGGACGGCTGA
- a CDS encoding lysophospholipid acyltransferase family protein has protein sequence MLRMLLRRLLLIPLRLVLRPRVTGLENLPASGPFIIAANHLSFFDSIFIALLTPRHLYFIGKQGWLTMPGLKGRLQGVFFRAVGMISVDSTSGSATMAGLETSLRILREGHGVGVHIEGTRSPDGRLYKGNTGTAWIALSSGAPVVPCGLVGTERVHPAGAKRLHVARFEAHFGAPMAFPEHIGRASDRRARRAVTSMITQEISALSGQEYVDTYAATVKSRAESAARGRAAESGA, from the coding sequence ATGCTCCGGATGCTGCTGAGGCGGCTTCTCCTCATTCCGCTGAGGCTCGTCCTGCGGCCCCGCGTCACCGGCCTCGAGAACCTGCCGGCATCGGGCCCGTTCATCATCGCGGCCAACCACCTGTCCTTCTTCGACTCCATCTTCATCGCCCTGCTCACCCCCCGGCACCTGTACTTCATCGGGAAGCAGGGGTGGCTGACGATGCCCGGCCTCAAGGGCCGCCTCCAGGGCGTGTTCTTCCGCGCCGTCGGCATGATCTCCGTGGACAGCACCAGCGGCTCCGCGACCATGGCGGGCCTGGAGACCTCGCTGCGCATCCTGCGGGAGGGCCACGGAGTCGGGGTGCACATCGAGGGCACGCGCTCGCCCGACGGCCGGCTGTACAAGGGGAACACCGGCACGGCGTGGATCGCGCTGAGCAGCGGGGCGCCGGTGGTGCCCTGCGGGCTCGTCGGCACGGAGCGGGTGCACCCGGCCGGTGCGAAACGGCTCCACGTCGCACGCTTCGAGGCGCATTTCGGCGCCCCCATGGCATTCCCCGAGCACATCGGACGCGCATCCGACCGGCGGGCGCGCCGCGCGGTGACGAGCATGATCACCCAGGAGATATCCGCCCTGTCCGGCCAGGAATACGTGGACACCTATGCCGCGACCGTGAAGAGCCGGGCGGAATCGGCGGCGCGCGGACGGGCGGCGGAATCCGGGGCGTGA